One Punica granatum isolate Tunisia-2019 chromosome 3, ASM765513v2, whole genome shotgun sequence genomic window carries:
- the LOC116199438 gene encoding laccase-21-like, producing MESGSDVPHSNGYLINGELGDFANCSSGTTYCWSVEYGKTYLLRIVGAVVDDEVFFAIAEHNLTIVGVDAADIKPIPTSYIMISPGRTMDVLLTTNRPPGRYYMASRQFLTEDALTDNYNGSAIIEYIGDYNFSSSPIFPHDLPQSLDLKAAMRFTSLIRSLANENYPISVPVNVTKRMLIAVAMNELCRNRTHCNVTAGSADIMASSLNNISWANPTVDVLQAHYRNISGYYRTDFPDWPLVMYNFTEDTNERDTYMTDQGTKVKVLNYNESVEVVFQGTGVLDGASVHPMYMHGYSFYVIGMGKGNFNKETNPLTYNLVDPPKVNTFIVPKHGWLAIRFVANNPGVWLWHCHFERHLTWGMDTVFIVKNGDTEETSLRPPPSYMPLLVRATKTIS from the exons ATGGAGAGTGGGAGCGACGTTCCCCATTCAAATGGTTACTTAATCAATGGGGAACTTGGAGATTTCGCTAATTGCTCCAGTG GGACAACGTATTGTTGGTCAGTTGAATACGGGAAGACGTATCTTCTGCGGATAGTTGGTGCAGTGGTTGACGATGAGGTCTTTTTCGCAATTGCCGAACACAACCTCACAATCGTCGGGGTGGATGCAGCAGACATAAAGCCTATACCGACGAGCTATATCATGATAAGTCCAGGACGAACAATGGACGTGCTTCTCACAACAAACAGGCCTCCCGGGCGCTACTACATGGCTAGTCGACAATTTTTGACTGAAGATGCACTAACAGACAACTATAACGGTTCTGCGATCATTGAATACATAGGAGACTACAACTTCTCATCCTCCCCTATTTTTCCGCACGACCTCCCTCAGAGTCTAGATTTGAAAGCTGCGATGAGATTCACGAGCTTGATCAGAAGCTTGGCAAATGAGAATTATCCCATAAGCGTCCCAGTGAATGTAACCAAAAGGATGTTGATAGCGGTAGCAATGAATGAACTCTGCAGAAATCGTACGCATTGCAATGTCACCGCGGGAAGTGCTGATATAATGGCCTCGAGCTTGAATAACATCAGCTGGGCCAACCCGACAGTCGACGTACTCCAGGCTCATTACAG GAATATAAGCGGTTATTATAGGACGGACTTCCCAGATTGGCCACTAGTCATGTACAATTTTACAGAGGATACCAATGAGCGGGATACTTATATGACAGATCAAGGGACAAAGGTTAAGGTCTTGAACTACAATGAATCGGTGGAGGTAGTTTTTCAAGGCACCGGTGTCTTAGATGGCGCCAGTGTTCACCCGATGTATATGCATGGCTACAGCTTCTATGTGATAGGAATGGGTAAAGGGAATTTCAACAAAGAGACCAACCCTCTAACATATAATCTGGTAGATCCCCCAAAAGTCAATACTTTTATAGTTCCAAAGCACGGATGGCTAGCCATCAGATTTGTTGCAAATAATCCAG GTGTTTGGCTTTGGCATTGTCACTTCGAGCGGCATCTAACATGGGGTATGGACACGGTTTTCATAGTGAAGAATGGAGACACTGAAGAAACGAGCCTTCGTCCGCCCCCTTCCTACATGCCTCTCCTTGTACGGGCTACCAAAACAATATCTTGA